The genomic segment AGCAAGTCAAGGAGCTGAGGGAACGAACTAAAGAACTCCCTGATGACTATTTTGTCGTTTTGGTTGGAGATATGATTACAGAAGAAGCCCTTCCGACTTACCAGACCATGCTTAACACATTGGATGGAGTTCGGGATGAGACTGGTGCGAGTTTGTCTCCGTGGGCTATATGGACGCGGGCATGGACTGCGGAAGAGAACCGACATGGTGATCTGTTGAACAAGTATCTTTACCTCTCGGGAAGAGTCGACATGAGGCAAATAGAGAAGACTATTCAGTACCTGATTGGATCAGGAATGGTGAGATTCACATTGCTATTAGTTATCACTTAAATTTCgttcatactccctcctattcagcttatcaGCTtatcagcttatgtgtcccatttccttttatggtcaagtcaccttaattatcccatttctatttttggtatgggtttttgacttttatgcccttagtagctttattctattttcaattatactctctattacccatactaattttcctcccttacattaaaaaacccataataccactctctttcctacctttagggtcccacttttgactctctttaaaatccgtgaaaagtcaaatgggactcctaaggtgaataaggtgaataggagggagtattattttccCCTTACCCGTGTTCCTTTGTTTACTTGCTTTTGTTTGACTGTTGCCAATTTTCGAAGCATTATTAAAAACAATTATGGTTAGGAGCTTgacttattattaaataaaaagacTAGGGGAGCCAAGATTTTAACCCCCAAACCTTGGTTCAAAACCGTACTCTTAACCACTAAACCATCTTTTCATTGTAAAATTATACAATATTTTGCCTTGTATAATGACACAAAAGATTTCAGAGCGCCGAGCCCCTTTGGGTCTCAATAAAGGTCCGCCATTGTCCTCGGGTGTATAGGAATATTGGAATATTGAAATTGACTCGGGTTCTCAAAGGTTTAGTCGAATGTCTTTTACTTGGGATTTGATCATTTCACTTACAAAAAGGTTTTTTAAATCAAAGTAAAGAGCTATTGAGaagtataaatgaaaaaaagaacggagagtATTGATGTGTGCTAAAGGCCATTTAGTTTTTGGGTCGAAAAATCTTACGAATACTGCGTTCTCTAAACCGTTGCATCTTCTTTGAGCCCCTTGGATATCTCTCGCCTCCTCCACGACCACGATTTTTGCACTTCTTTTTGCCTTCTattaaatttacttttttttgctttttcgGTTTCATCATTCTGTCGTTTTACAGGACCCAAAAACTGAGAACAACCCTTATCTCGGTTTCATCTACACTTCATTTCAAGAGCGAGCGACCTTTATCTCTCACGGTAATACTGCAAGGTTAGCCAAGGACTACGGTGATATTAAACTAGCCCAGGTGTGTGGTATTATCGCTGCAGATGAAAAGCGGCATGAAACAGCATAcacaaaaatagttgaaaaACTCTTCGAGCTGGATCCAGATGGAACGATCTTGGCTCTAGCCGATATGATGAGAAAGAAAGTGTCAATGCCTGCTCACTTAATGTACGATGGCATAGATGACAACCTTTTCGACAATTACTCATCAGTTGCTCAACGCATCGGAGTCTACACTGCTAGGGACTACGCGGACATCCTGGAATTTCTAGTTCAGCGGTGGAATGTAGAAAAATTGACGGGTCTTTCAGGTGAGGGACATAAAGCTCAAGATTTTGTATGTGGGTTAGCTCCGAGGATTAGGAAACTCGAGGAGAGAGCTCAAGCTCGGGCTAAACAAGCATCCCTTGCTCCGTTCAGCTGGATTTTCGGCAAAAAGTTGACCGTCTAGAAGTAATGACGGTAAATGGAAACGCAACTACATGCATCTGCTGCCTTAGTTTTGTGTTTGAAGATGATGCTGGTTGACAAGAAGTTAAGTCATTGTAGATACTTTTGTTTGAATGCTTAAGCTATTTAAGAATAGAGAAGGCTGTAATTTTTTAGTAAGCTTACTTTTGGTTCCCCTAAAGTCTAAAATATGTTGTATgagtaaaaactaaaaactgaTCCCATTATGTATGTTGGATCTGCAGCCTTAGTTTAGTCTCTGAACTTTCAAGACATTAAAGAAAGCCTCTTTGTTAAAATGTTTCTTTTGCCTTTGTTATCCAAGTGAAATATTAACTTCTAAGTCTTGCTACTAGTCTTGTTTTGCTATTTGTTTAAACTTGCTGGTTTTTCTCGAGTAGGAATTGTAATGGTCGCAACATTCTTTGGTAAAGGTATGGTATGTCGTCTTTCATCCCCACAAAGCCCCATGATCATGAAGGTATGGTATGTCGTTCCTACTAAGCTTGCGAGCGAATTTTAAAAACCAATTACAAAGAAGGTAAACGTTTGTGGTCGGACTATTTTGGGCCTAGTTTTTGCTTTTTTACAAAGAAGTGTTCTCGACCATGTAACGCTCGAATGAGCAACGTCATGGCTCGAACGAGCGCATCAAATGAGCACTAGAGGTTTTCTTTCCCTTTAGCTCTAGTACCATAGAAACCCTTGGACAAACCCTAGGACTGTACTAATGACATAATGGCTCTCATGAACCTTAGAATTATCTCTCTCTCTTCAAGCGTTCAATACTCGATCAAAGCATGCATCACCAAGGCATACATATGTGGTAAACCTCGTACATTAATGCGTcttttgttatattattttcCGTGTTTAATTTCTCAATATTCATCAATAGTTTCCTATATTCATTAAAAACGTCCTACTTTCGAGGCATCGACTTTGGACTTATTTTCATGTTCACTCAATTCCCCCATGTGATTTAATTTACAAATGAAGCTTATAGCTTTTGAAGAAAAACTTGTTTGAACAAATTCAATTATGTCATGTTTCGAAATTTGGatttaacttaaatttattgtttggcaaatcaaaaaatttaaaatttaaaattggatATTGTTTTTAGGGAAATTCTACGTGatagcatccagttttcatgaaatgccagtagtagcacttttttaagaaaattccatATGGtaacatccagtttatgcacaaactaattgctgtagcattttccattaagttgatgaatttaaacattaaattggtgaattaGTTAAAACtgtgaattaaacaaaactggatgctaccacgtggaaaaaacttacaaaataatgaattaaacgaaatttaacaaaaatttaacggaaaatgctacggcaattagtttgtgcatttaactgaatgctaccatgtgggaattttcttaaaaaagtagttaaagttgagaataaCTACCCAAattttgtcattctcaaatcatttatgatttcataattaaaatttataataagaatTGAAATACTTATTTCCAAATACTACATTATTGAAATTACAATAGCTATTTTAGTAAAATAGCATATCGGAATACACTATAGATGAAAATTTAATGAATAACATAGATGATTATATTGCTCATACAATAGCAAAAAGAATTCTTAGTAAAGTAATAccaaaaccaaaaccaaaaccACATTGAAATTACATAAAACTCAAAGAATCAAAGAATACCCAAAAGTCCAAAACCCATCACATCATTATCCAAATTTCAAATTCAtgatgaaaattgaaatttCTAGTTCTAAACATTTAAACCAGCAGAAGGGTAAGGCAAATACCCCATTTCTTCCTCAGAACTTCCAACTTTAGCAGTATTCCTCTTAATTCCGCCATTAACATCACCTTCAACAACAGCATAGTACTTCAAAAAGAAAGCAACAGTAAGAACAACCCATTCCAAACAGAACATAACCACACACAACACACCAGCCAATTTCAAGATCATAACCCCACTATGCTCTTCAacatatgattttagactaatTAAGAAATCATCACTCCTAGTGAAGATTAAAACCGAGATCGAACCCTGAAAAATGGCGGTAAGAACTGTGGCGGCCATATGAGCACCGTACCAACGGTGGGCCCCTGTACTGGCTGCGTGTGCTCCGGCTAAGGCGCCCAGGATTGTGAGAAGATGGAGGAAGATGAAGAGGAAGCCGCAAAGAGATGGGATGAGGCGGAGCGAAAGGGTTAGGAAGATGCAGCTTGATGCTGCTCCTAAGAGCATGTAATTGCTGTAAAGGAAGagttttttggttttgtaaTGGGGTTCTGAGCTTGATGGGGATACAATTTTGAGacccatttgaaaattttttgattgattttgatggtttagtagaagatttagggttttgagaGGTGGGTTTTTGTTGATTTGGGGAGATTTTGTTCAAGATGTCTTGAATTGAACTAGTGTGAGAGAAGTGAGGGGGAATGGTGTTGGTGGGAATTGAGGGGAAAATATAAGGGGAAAGTGCAACGGACATATTTGAAAGGTTCGTGAAATTTGACCGTTGGTGGGGCATTGTATGATGGAAGACATTAAAGACATAAGAGGTGCAACGGCTAGTGTGCTTTTTATTTTGGGTGATTGCTTATATTGTATTTGTAGGATTAGTGATGAATGATGATGTCAATGTTGAGCTACATATTGATATGGGGGACATGCATTAAAATGACAAAGTGTTGTTgattaaaagtttaagctaattttttatgtttaagaTATGCAGTGTATTATATTACGTCTTTATACATAAGAGTCATTTGTGCTAGAATTGTAAATGCGTCATGCTCATATATAGTGCTAAAAATTCACTTTGAAATAATAATTGATGACTGAGATTCAAACGCTTGATTTTTTGTCAAAGTCAAAAGAGCAGCTCAActtaaaatttaagttaataCTTGAagtctcaatatatattatgtactctATGTAAATGCAATTTATGGGTTTATAGTAAGTCAAAGTAAGACTAAATGGTTGGAATGTAGAAGATCATATGGAGATTGTTAGTTGTAAGTTAGATTCGAAGAAGTCATCCAATGTGTATTTCAATTTTCGACTACATTGACCCAACTCttcacaaaaacaaaattttgatcAACTGCTAACAAAATCACCGTATTACACTTCCCTACAAATACAATTTCAATCACCCaaataaaatttgatgaaaTATCAGAGTGATgataaacaaaaatttgatataaCAAAATCAAACTACTCAACTCTAAAcgaattttaaaaatagtatCTTCTTTCTAATCTATCACATTTTAGTATTTAGACGGTAAAAGTTAAGgcgaatttaatttattttttcatgtaTTGCACCAAGAACTCTATGATAAGTGTGTAACAGGAGcgacaatctcgatacataattaacatttaataataatgtttaatataaaaatattgtgAAAGTCTTAAAATGTCGAACTGTTAAATACTTTAAACTATAAAGCTGAAAttctttaaaacaaaagtaaaatattacatctaataagaaatattgtttggacaaaataaaaaaaatacatcatcatcaatacaaaaatattgcggaagtctcaaaatgcggaactgttaaaaactttaaatcataaaactgaaattatttaaaacaaaagtaaaatattacatctaataagaaaatattgtttgctcaaaataaacaaaaatacatcatcatcaggtcatcaataaagatacaaaaagcagctaagttctcgataaatagtaattgttgcggcctggatcgaaacctgaactAAATCTTGCAAAATGCTCGGTCAACGGTTAACGTCGAGCATAACTTCcgatccagctcaaaatacagaaattatacgctacatttacaaaataataatttaagtacgaacttataattaattgacaccactgTAAACTTTAACCATATTCGTTTTCTGTTTCTTACTTTTgtgtcattcaatcaatatttattcacacaagtacatcacatttttattactacaatttgatattgactttgactttgatcaactcagatgataacctcttttatttaataaaattcttaatcataacgtaaaattaatctttatgtctttatacattcactattaaatttttacacattaaattttatttataactttatttttaatagttcgctaaattcacactaataacttaatattttattaatagtctctaaaataatattttccacaagtagttactaaaatctatttttctttaaataagttcccaaaatcaacatttttgactttacaataaataaaacttttattctcttaaaaaaatcaaatattctaattaaaattcaagttaaaattgcatcatttggataagttttcgaaattctacaagttcaccaaaaatcaatatttcaaatttagaaaaataagtaaacttgttaggtttgcaaaaaatcaacattctagttataaaacaaataaaacttataatttcacaaaagtcaatatttctagttttaaaacaagttaaacttacaattttaacaaaagtcaatatttctaattgtaaaataagtaaaacttgtaatctcacaaagtcaatatttcacacatagtgtAACACctcgatatttttccgatatattaaatgatttactagtaatattattattattatttttttttgaagaatatattatttattaaattatattaaattatttattttgttagtaggttaaatcatgagatttcaacttttaaggcaataaaaaccattttaagtccaaatctttttcctaatctatctttaatttcaaaaaaaaaaaaaattaaaaagagggaATTTGATAGGGTGGCCGGCCATAGGGAAGATTTggggaagattgtaacttccattttggcaAATGAATGGTTAAGGcaattatcatcaataaaatccCATAATCCCTTAATTAATTTCTTGCTTTACATCCTTCATTTTAAAACCTTGCAAGTAAAGAAACACTCCCAAAAACTCCCTAATTCTCACGCCTAAATCCTCCaatttggttcatcaattttggtgttgttcttgagcaattgtgagtaattcttaacctagttttatttttaagttttaatttaaatttctatgatttttatgtgtgtgttattttatagtttatgattatttaaaattcatgtgtgaaagtatgatgtttttctatctaaattaatgtatggtttttagggtttagatatgtttacatgtgtgtgaagaattgattgatgaatgattgaaaatatatatatatatatatatatatatacataaaaaaaaaaaaagaatggttgctcatataaaaaaaatgtatgtggtgttaggaatttatttatttatttttattgattactaGAAgggatttataatgttggtagagaaaaaaaaaatatacatgtaaatttgtgttgtgtatgtgtgtatacaattgtgtaaaaagaattatattgaaaaaaaatatatatataataataattcattaaaatttatttttatgtaaattttgttgtttagatttaataggacataaagcattgatatttatattttttgtgataaaaaaaaatgatggaatgacaaaatcccgtaggttttgaaaatggtgaaaaaaaaatgtgtttttggagcatttttggctttgaaattaagttaaaaatacttatactatgttataaattatgaaaattggtacccgggggttttgacgccttccggacgcaacggtgaagtcggattttcagtttgacagttttaagttgagtttctggacagattgtataggctgtccggttttgtgtatataccatgttatagtatgtgatggatgttcatgttgtgtgtagtgttctaggtatggatgtgattgtatatgtgtattatggatgatttgaggaaaatgtgtatgtgtgcttatttcccgaatacgattgaaccttgtaggaagtcaattcgtgaccgggaattgattaagacgcttgtgagttggttatcttgcttaaggtatgtacacgcagcgtggttcgcattagtccgatgtatcatataataagggtatacaaaagtaaagcatggatatatagtattgataatgttatctttcgaatcaataatttttgtacattgttttgataagcagaggtagtatgacctcactaactttaaagtggacgtagtatgacgtcaattagtggaaaagaattactcgcggtatatgagggcattatgagccaccgcgggggtatgcatacttaaccataggcaccgaagtaaggcgagtgtctatgatagagacttgcttaggggttagctccccctaatgtattgtctcacttatggagtttggagtgtaccggcagtttGGAGTGTACAGcagtataaataataatttactaagAAACGTTTGAATTGTTCATAGATGATCAATATCTTATATATTATACTTTGCTTATAAAAACTATTATTTAAATCTGAAAAGGATATAAAAACGACAGAGATAGACCAATTTTTTCAAAGTAATAAGTAAAAATTTAGATCATTTGGacaaagtttttgtttttttgttagcACATATTGActcttttcccataatattgcttaaaaaaaattaattcccactttgcattatgtgggaaagtatttcccacataccgtccacgtggaaattttttttttttttttttttttcagaccaaaccgccacctgagatggcggtttgccttaagcagtaaaccgccacatgaagtggcggtttggtcaaggcaaaccgccatctcatgtggcggtttggtccttttttttttttttttttccatgcgcaacctgcattaaactagtttaaTACCTTCTAttcaataataatcaattacgaaccaacttgatttgaaaaaattaattatgaaaataatgcgaagatatattacaatcatggaaagtcatacaagaagttcaaatcatataagaatatacaaagtttgttacactataacccccggccccttttgttttgcgcaccggtggatgagtaaccaattgggcagtggagccctcccatGCAGCCATGCTCCTGTGTGTTGCCTaaagcgtaagcactgatggatcaattgggcccggcatcgccatgatcgctgttacatacataagtgttataaaaatcatataaatattaggtgaatcaacatgatattacaatatattaaaaaaaacatactttgttgaccttcgagggcatgttttcttattatgaccactaaatcCACAAAAGCTATACGTGTTACGAGGACGCGTCAATggtgcatccatttcgttccgtatactagttgatcgcggacgaccctttccacgcttcgttgagggatctggaacaactgtaggaCCGTTCCAAGGATCGCAGGTGAACATGTCTAGAACAGGCATGAAAGTCTTCTTATATATcgatacgtattttgtagtgcgaAACGAAGTGTCCACAAAAGCATCATACgatatgttacgagctcgacatactgcaagaacatgtgagcaaggtaacttgaagatggttggtttctgacagaagcatgatgttgctgtgaggtcaaccatgtaggattttccaccttttcctgctatcctgttgccacaaccagtggtgacctcaaatatcccacgcactgtgtcatatatcctaacatcatgaaagcgtgcTTTTTCAGCATTGAATTCAATCGTATCAGTTGGTTTCTTGGCATACACATGTCCATTGtctaaactcttgccctatcctaaagtctccattttcattcatggagttgtcatcgttccaggtcatccatgcatcaatcaatctttgatcaatctcatcaattctaagccagtcttgagatggagcaccatctctaatcgctgcatctagagcttctcttttttcatcatcctcctctgaatcagaatcaatatgctcatcctcctgatctaaagaatcaacctcgttcgcattaCGCTTACCCAAGTGActcgatcacaaccaattacatcacatattttgctatgaaacacctcaaaattagtattctgacgatggataaacatcactgtatttaatcctccattatacacaaCATCAGATCCAGTATAACtaacttccccaccccaatacactataacgggataatgatccatattatgcaaacacaaacatgtttttcatgtgatttcaatttaaatataaagctaaaaataccattaatatatactaaaaccattaaactaacccaacaaagtaataaactttcattgaagcatttcatcaaacactttatattcatacaaaccaaatcataaaatttaacTACACATGTGTAAAACGTCAGCTTAGATCATGAAAacaagagaatgtaacaaacaatcaacacatttataacttcaattgaaaacaataatgaacaaaaaaacaatttgcatattgaaaaaaaattagggttttacttataccttaaatgaggatgaaaatgaactagtacacaaggagaagatgggaatgtagttgattagtttagttgaatgagaggaattgtaaatttgaagtaaatgagagtgaagaaattttttttttaagctaAAACCGGCAGCAGGCAGCAAGATGCAAAGAGGAATATGAAATGCAGTGAACAACTCGAAGCTGCTGTGTTGTactgctacaaaaccgccacttcaagtggcggtttacccaatatattattatttttttaaaaaaaattaaaaatt from the Amaranthus tricolor cultivar Red isolate AtriRed21 chromosome 12, ASM2621246v1, whole genome shotgun sequence genome contains:
- the LOC130797039 gene encoding stearoyl-[acyl-carrier-protein] 9-desaturase, chloroplastic-like — translated: MALKIQNPLTFQSSNSFFSFTITRSHQLRSPNRVSMASTTGITSKDVPNGKKPYMPPREVHVQKTHSMPLQKIEMFQSLEKWAEENLLVLLKPVEKCWQPQDFLPDPASEGFEEQVKELRERTKELPDDYFVVLVGDMITEEALPTYQTMLNTLDGVRDETGASLSPWAIWTRAWTAEENRHGDLLNKYLYLSGRVDMRQIEKTIQYLIGSGMDPKTENNPYLGFIYTSFQERATFISHGNTARLAKDYGDIKLAQVCGIIAADEKRHETAYTKIVEKLFELDPDGTILALADMMRKKVSMPAHLMYDGIDDNLFDNYSSVAQRIGVYTARDYADILEFLVQRWNVEKLTGLSGEGHKAQDFVCGLAPRIRKLEERAQARAKQASLAPFSWIFGKKLTV
- the LOC130797040 gene encoding uncharacterized protein LOC130797040 gives rise to the protein MGLKIVSPSSSEPHYKTKKLFLYSNYMLLGAASSCIFLTLSLRLIPSLCGFLFIFLHLLTILGALAGAHAASTGAHRWYGAHMAATVLTAIFQGSISVLIFTRSDDFLISLKSYVEEHSGVMILKLAGVLCVVMFCLEWVVLTVAFFLKYYAVVEGDVNGGIKRNTAKVGSSEEEMGYLPYPSAGLNV